The following coding sequences lie in one Sorghum bicolor cultivar BTx623 chromosome 6, Sorghum_bicolor_NCBIv3, whole genome shotgun sequence genomic window:
- the LOC8057693 gene encoding uncharacterized protein LOC8057693 isoform X2, translating into MALFIRTPPSLVKRIPDTFESFASYLNSFAYPLIEEVHTDIFSSLDGYAHSSFIEVIQMEKLDNERPIFGLEVAEPVTDEKSREVYEPTEGDIIVMSSQKPKDVSDLTQNKVSYVLGSVLKSGDDKIPPNCCIVQLSSAIPIEADPQTKIPKRLFFVVFLINMETYNRIWKCLQMGPNDANLIELQNKKSTDLVDMVWQYKKRAVEDASSSCFQLSQTLRNESIDGLGLEKFNLNDSQLNAVADCVLAIDNDSSSLKLLWGPPGTGKTKTISTILWAMLVKGRKTLACAPTNTAVLEVAARIVNLVGKPSDGSICFLNDIVLYGNKKRMKIDEGNVLSAVFLDSRAKRLLPCFMPNTGWRHCLCSLIDLLENSATKYQSYIQDIIQQESPVKDIDEDTSWQTCHRNDNCEQNSKESEDKDNYSDVVLKNKDNDCDDDECYDSGDVEETLMVPSFKHYLKDDYNKLYGNLYDCIDILYNDHPRNPETERSFQCMLEVLELIKILYALINCDFDDGDIWSDELLASKIEDEGDPEIWPEKLASVQINSCNKLKFSLARSLCVQELRYLCTNLELPNCYSERSVQQYVLARTKCILCTVSSSFRLYNVPKGNSSSGLCGLLKKPENMNLLELLIVDEAAQLKECETLIPLQLPGIKQAIFIGDEYQLPALVKSKISDSANFGRSIFERLSSLGYSKHLLNVQYRMHPEISKFPVATFYDGKISDGPNVTHMNYNKRFLAGKWFGPYSFINVDSGHETTEKNGRSLKNTIEAAVVVRMVQRLFKESVSTGTKLSVGVVSPYNAQVRAIQEKLGKTYSRYDGFSVKVKSVDGFQGAEEDIIIISTVRSNGAGSVGFLSNLQRTNVALTRARYCLWIVGNGTTLFSSSSVWQKIIKDVQDRGCFFDVSDDKDLSNAVIKATIELDDAENSVKMESLHISRPRFQKTRPKYCP; encoded by the exons ATGGCTCTCTTCATCCGAACCCCTCCCTCTCTG GTCAAGAGGATACCAGATACTTTCGAGTCTTTTGCGAGTTACTTGAACTCCTTTGCCTACCCATTGATTGAAGAAGTGCATACTGATATCTTCTCTTCATTGGATGGTTATGCTCATTCGAGCTTCATAGAAGTAATCCAGATGGAAAAGCTTGACAACGAGAGGCCAATATTTGGTCTTGAGGTTGCAGAACCTGTGACGGATGAGAAGTCAAGGGAGGTTTATGAACCCACAGAGGGTGATATAATAGTCATGTCCTCGCAGAAACCGAAGGATGTGTCTGACTTAACACAAAATAAGGTGTCATATGTATTAGGTTCAGTTCTGAAAAGTGGAGACGACAAAATTCCACCTAATTGCTGCATTGTGCAATTGTCATCTGCCATCCCCATTGAGGCAGATCCTCAAACAAAAATACCAAAACggcttttttttgttgtttttcTCATAAATATGGAGACATACAATCGTATATGGAAATGCCTTCAAATGGGACCAAATGATGCCAATCTTATTGAGCTTCAGAACAAAAAGAGCACGGATCTTGTTGATATGGTGTGGCAGTACAAGAAAAGG GCTGTAGAAGATGCTAGCTCATCATGTTTCCAGTTATCTCAAACCCTCCGTAATGAATCAATCGATGGCCTTGGCCTTGAGAAGTTCAATCTAAATGATTCACAGCTAAACGCTGTAGCGGACTGTGTTTTAGCAATTGATAATGACTCCTCTTCCTTAAAACTATTATGGGGCCCCCCTGGGACAGGTAAAACTAAAACCATCAGCACTATCTTGTGGGCCATGCTTGTTAAGGGCCGAAAGACACTTGCCTGTGCACCTACAAATACTGCTGTATTGGAGGTTGCAGCTCGaattgtcaatcttgttgggaAGCCATCAGATGGCAGCATCTGCTTCTTGAATGACATTGTTCTATATGGAAACAAGAAGAGGATGAAGATAGATGAAGGGAACGTCCTTTCTGCCGTATTTCTTGACTCTCGTGCCAAGCGCTTATTACCATGTTTCATGCCGAACACTGGCTGGAGGCATTGCTTGTGCTCACTCATAGATCTGCTTGAGAACTCAGCAACCAAGTACCAGTCATACATTCAGGATATTATTCAACAAGAGAGCCCCGTGAAGGATATAGATGAAGACACTTCTTGGCAAACATGTCATAGAAATGATAACTGTGAGCAGAATAGCAAGGAGTCTGAAGACAAGGATAATTACAGTGATGTTGTTTTAAAGAATAAGGATAATGACTGTGATGATGACGAATGTTATGACTCTGGAGATGTAGAGGAAACATTAATGGTACCATCTTTCAAGCATTATCTGAAGGATGATTACAACAAACTCTATGGTAATTTGTATGATTGTATTGATATACTATACAATGATCACCCAAGAAATCCAGAAACAGAAAGGAGCTTTCAGTGTATGCTGGAGGTGCTTGAACTGATCAAAATTCTTTATGCTCTGATAAATTGTGACTTTGATGATGGAGATATATGGTCAGACGAACTGCTTGCAAGCAAAATAGAAGACGAAGGGGACCCTGAGATCTGGCCAGAAAAACTGGCCAGTGTACAGATCAATtcatgcaataaattgaagttCAGTCTGGCAAGATCACTGTGTGTGCAAGAACTAAGATACCTTTGCACAAACTTGGAGCTTCCAAATTGTTACAGTGAACGATCTGTTCAACAATATGTTTTGGCAAGAACCAAATGCATCCTCTGTACAGTTTCTAGTTCATTTAGGTTGTATAATGTGCCTAAGGGAAATTCTTCCTCAGGTTTATGTGGGCTGCTTAAGAAACCTGAAAACATGAACCTTCTTGAGTTGCTGATTGTTGACGAGGCTGCACAGCTCAAAGAATGTGAAACCTTAATTCCGTTGCAGCTGCCTGGTATAAAGCAGGCTATTTTCATTGGAGACGAATATCAGCTTCCAGCTCTTGTGAAGAGCAAA ATATCTGACAGTGCTAACTTTGGACGAAGTATTTTTGAGAGATTAAGTTCATTGGGCTACAGTAAACATCTTCTGAATGTCCAGTATAGGATGCATCCAGAAATAAGCAAGTTTCCAGTTGCCACGTTTTATGATGGCAAGATATCTGATGGCCCAAATGTCACTCATATGAACTATAACAAGAGGTTTTTGGCAGGAAAATGGTTTGGTCCATATTCATTTATAAATGTAGATAGCGGACATGAAACCACTGAAAAGAATGGCCGGAGCCTCAAAAACACAATAGAAGCTGCTGTCGTTGTGCGGATGGTGCAGAGATTGTTCAAAG AGTCAGTTTCTACTGGAACCAAGCTATCTGTTGGTGTTGTTTCCCCGTACAATGCTCAAGTTAGAGCTATCCAGGAAAAGCTTGGGAAAACCTACAGTAGGTATGATGGTTTCTCAGTGAAAGTAAAATCTGTGGATGGTTTCCAAGGTGCAGAGGAAGATATCATTATCATATCAACAGTCAGGAGCAATGGAGCCGGTTCAGTTGGGTTTCTTTCAAACTTACAGAGGACAAATGTGGCTCTGACAAGGGCCAG GTACTGTTTATGGATAGTGGGGAACGGGACAACTTTGTTCAGCAGCAGTTCTGTTTGGCAGAAGATTATCAAGGATGTGCAGGATAGAGGATGTTTTTTTGACGTCAGTGATGACAAAGATTTGTCAAATGCAGTAATAAAGGCCACAATTGAGCTAGATGATGCTGAGAATTCAGTGAAAATGGAATCGCTGCATATTAGCAGGCCCAGGTTTCAG AAAACAAGGCCAAAATATTGTCCATGA
- the LOC8057693 gene encoding uncharacterized protein LOC8057693 isoform X1: MMSDGRQSGRMSDDEFHGVVDTMEAVASYWAREKNRFALGHLERKVFSWSVWDIFNRDLLRHQVKRIPDTFESFASYLNSFAYPLIEEVHTDIFSSLDGYAHSSFIEVIQMEKLDNERPIFGLEVAEPVTDEKSREVYEPTEGDIIVMSSQKPKDVSDLTQNKVSYVLGSVLKSGDDKIPPNCCIVQLSSAIPIEADPQTKIPKRLFFVVFLINMETYNRIWKCLQMGPNDANLIELQNKKSTDLVDMVWQYKKRAVEDASSSCFQLSQTLRNESIDGLGLEKFNLNDSQLNAVADCVLAIDNDSSSLKLLWGPPGTGKTKTISTILWAMLVKGRKTLACAPTNTAVLEVAARIVNLVGKPSDGSICFLNDIVLYGNKKRMKIDEGNVLSAVFLDSRAKRLLPCFMPNTGWRHCLCSLIDLLENSATKYQSYIQDIIQQESPVKDIDEDTSWQTCHRNDNCEQNSKESEDKDNYSDVVLKNKDNDCDDDECYDSGDVEETLMVPSFKHYLKDDYNKLYGNLYDCIDILYNDHPRNPETERSFQCMLEVLELIKILYALINCDFDDGDIWSDELLASKIEDEGDPEIWPEKLASVQINSCNKLKFSLARSLCVQELRYLCTNLELPNCYSERSVQQYVLARTKCILCTVSSSFRLYNVPKGNSSSGLCGLLKKPENMNLLELLIVDEAAQLKECETLIPLQLPGIKQAIFIGDEYQLPALVKSKISDSANFGRSIFERLSSLGYSKHLLNVQYRMHPEISKFPVATFYDGKISDGPNVTHMNYNKRFLAGKWFGPYSFINVDSGHETTEKNGRSLKNTIEAAVVVRMVQRLFKESVSTGTKLSVGVVSPYNAQVRAIQEKLGKTYSRYDGFSVKVKSVDGFQGAEEDIIIISTVRSNGAGSVGFLSNLQRTNVALTRARYCLWIVGNGTTLFSSSSVWQKIIKDVQDRGCFFDVSDDKDLSNAVIKATIELDDAENSVKMESLHISRPRFQKTRPKYCP, translated from the exons ATGATGAGTGACGGAAGACAGAGCGGCAGGATGAGTGACGACGAGTTCCACGGCGTGGTGGACACGATGGAGGCCGTGGCGAGCTACTGGGCCAGGGAGAAGAACAGGTTCGCGCTCGGCCATCTCGAGCGCAAGGTGTTCTCGTGGTCCGTTTGGGATATCTTCAACAGGGACCTGCTCAGGCACCAG GTCAAGAGGATACCAGATACTTTCGAGTCTTTTGCGAGTTACTTGAACTCCTTTGCCTACCCATTGATTGAAGAAGTGCATACTGATATCTTCTCTTCATTGGATGGTTATGCTCATTCGAGCTTCATAGAAGTAATCCAGATGGAAAAGCTTGACAACGAGAGGCCAATATTTGGTCTTGAGGTTGCAGAACCTGTGACGGATGAGAAGTCAAGGGAGGTTTATGAACCCACAGAGGGTGATATAATAGTCATGTCCTCGCAGAAACCGAAGGATGTGTCTGACTTAACACAAAATAAGGTGTCATATGTATTAGGTTCAGTTCTGAAAAGTGGAGACGACAAAATTCCACCTAATTGCTGCATTGTGCAATTGTCATCTGCCATCCCCATTGAGGCAGATCCTCAAACAAAAATACCAAAACggcttttttttgttgtttttcTCATAAATATGGAGACATACAATCGTATATGGAAATGCCTTCAAATGGGACCAAATGATGCCAATCTTATTGAGCTTCAGAACAAAAAGAGCACGGATCTTGTTGATATGGTGTGGCAGTACAAGAAAAGG GCTGTAGAAGATGCTAGCTCATCATGTTTCCAGTTATCTCAAACCCTCCGTAATGAATCAATCGATGGCCTTGGCCTTGAGAAGTTCAATCTAAATGATTCACAGCTAAACGCTGTAGCGGACTGTGTTTTAGCAATTGATAATGACTCCTCTTCCTTAAAACTATTATGGGGCCCCCCTGGGACAGGTAAAACTAAAACCATCAGCACTATCTTGTGGGCCATGCTTGTTAAGGGCCGAAAGACACTTGCCTGTGCACCTACAAATACTGCTGTATTGGAGGTTGCAGCTCGaattgtcaatcttgttgggaAGCCATCAGATGGCAGCATCTGCTTCTTGAATGACATTGTTCTATATGGAAACAAGAAGAGGATGAAGATAGATGAAGGGAACGTCCTTTCTGCCGTATTTCTTGACTCTCGTGCCAAGCGCTTATTACCATGTTTCATGCCGAACACTGGCTGGAGGCATTGCTTGTGCTCACTCATAGATCTGCTTGAGAACTCAGCAACCAAGTACCAGTCATACATTCAGGATATTATTCAACAAGAGAGCCCCGTGAAGGATATAGATGAAGACACTTCTTGGCAAACATGTCATAGAAATGATAACTGTGAGCAGAATAGCAAGGAGTCTGAAGACAAGGATAATTACAGTGATGTTGTTTTAAAGAATAAGGATAATGACTGTGATGATGACGAATGTTATGACTCTGGAGATGTAGAGGAAACATTAATGGTACCATCTTTCAAGCATTATCTGAAGGATGATTACAACAAACTCTATGGTAATTTGTATGATTGTATTGATATACTATACAATGATCACCCAAGAAATCCAGAAACAGAAAGGAGCTTTCAGTGTATGCTGGAGGTGCTTGAACTGATCAAAATTCTTTATGCTCTGATAAATTGTGACTTTGATGATGGAGATATATGGTCAGACGAACTGCTTGCAAGCAAAATAGAAGACGAAGGGGACCCTGAGATCTGGCCAGAAAAACTGGCCAGTGTACAGATCAATtcatgcaataaattgaagttCAGTCTGGCAAGATCACTGTGTGTGCAAGAACTAAGATACCTTTGCACAAACTTGGAGCTTCCAAATTGTTACAGTGAACGATCTGTTCAACAATATGTTTTGGCAAGAACCAAATGCATCCTCTGTACAGTTTCTAGTTCATTTAGGTTGTATAATGTGCCTAAGGGAAATTCTTCCTCAGGTTTATGTGGGCTGCTTAAGAAACCTGAAAACATGAACCTTCTTGAGTTGCTGATTGTTGACGAGGCTGCACAGCTCAAAGAATGTGAAACCTTAATTCCGTTGCAGCTGCCTGGTATAAAGCAGGCTATTTTCATTGGAGACGAATATCAGCTTCCAGCTCTTGTGAAGAGCAAA ATATCTGACAGTGCTAACTTTGGACGAAGTATTTTTGAGAGATTAAGTTCATTGGGCTACAGTAAACATCTTCTGAATGTCCAGTATAGGATGCATCCAGAAATAAGCAAGTTTCCAGTTGCCACGTTTTATGATGGCAAGATATCTGATGGCCCAAATGTCACTCATATGAACTATAACAAGAGGTTTTTGGCAGGAAAATGGTTTGGTCCATATTCATTTATAAATGTAGATAGCGGACATGAAACCACTGAAAAGAATGGCCGGAGCCTCAAAAACACAATAGAAGCTGCTGTCGTTGTGCGGATGGTGCAGAGATTGTTCAAAG AGTCAGTTTCTACTGGAACCAAGCTATCTGTTGGTGTTGTTTCCCCGTACAATGCTCAAGTTAGAGCTATCCAGGAAAAGCTTGGGAAAACCTACAGTAGGTATGATGGTTTCTCAGTGAAAGTAAAATCTGTGGATGGTTTCCAAGGTGCAGAGGAAGATATCATTATCATATCAACAGTCAGGAGCAATGGAGCCGGTTCAGTTGGGTTTCTTTCAAACTTACAGAGGACAAATGTGGCTCTGACAAGGGCCAG GTACTGTTTATGGATAGTGGGGAACGGGACAACTTTGTTCAGCAGCAGTTCTGTTTGGCAGAAGATTATCAAGGATGTGCAGGATAGAGGATGTTTTTTTGACGTCAGTGATGACAAAGATTTGTCAAATGCAGTAATAAAGGCCACAATTGAGCTAGATGATGCTGAGAATTCAGTGAAAATGGAATCGCTGCATATTAGCAGGCCCAGGTTTCAG AAAACAAGGCCAAAATATTGTCCATGA
- the LOC110436337 gene encoding pentatricopeptide repeat-containing protein At5g13770, chloroplastic translates to MAKCYSDWPPIPPLHPSRRTPPQSHASPCTIRRQPATFVLHCSRSCAPPLLEPKNLRADEFEAVPTTPVSALPDAVPKLGISNKFIRGLCGDPQTEQLAFEGYRRALLQPEFRLEKKTANALTLQLLREKQWGSLELLVEDFRAYGVLPEKRTCARLVACCIRARRFGLADAVLEVVEVKKGAPATMAFGAAMQAYNKLHMYSSTVLLYGRARVARLPLNADSYRAVMAACGALGEPDMVASLFKLYRSHKWYPSDTCVETYAIVCDALGKGGRALDALRCLREMEADGLSPDAAIYSSVIGALADAREKAAAEDLYHEAWHSKMLGDPDMFLKLTIMHAEAGLVESTIEVAKDMRQIGLRVTDCILCTIISGFVKRRGLKPAIRAYDKLVSIGCEPGQVTYASVINVYCRLGRSDRAEAVFSEMIERGFDKCVVAYGNMISMYGKIRRASEAMRLLALMKQNGCEPNVFVYNALLDMHGRLGNSKQAEKIWKEMMRRKVRPDRISYTAIILANNRAGELNRCVELYQEYRETGGKVDKVMAGLMVGVLSKSSRFNELIELLKEMNGTKLDRRLYMSVLRSLRDAGLEVHVKWLQSNFTFMEEKT, encoded by the coding sequence ATGGCCAAATGCTACTCAGATTGGCCCCCGATTCCGCCTCTCCATCCATCGCGAAGAACGCCGCCGCAATCCCACGCCTCCCCGTGCACGATCAGGCGGCAGCCCGCGACCTTCGTGCTCCACTGCTCCAGGTCCTGCGCTCCTCCTCTCCTCGAGCCCAAGAACCTGCGCGCCGATGAGTTCGAGGCCGTGCCGACGACGCCGGTGTCGGCGCTGCCTGACGCCGTCCCGAAGCTGGggatatccaacaagttcatccGAGGCCTCTGCGGCGACCCGCAGACCGAGCAGCTTGCCTTCGAGGGCTACAGGAGGGCGCTGCTGCAGCCGGAGTTCCGGTTGGAGAAGAAGACGGCCAACGCGCTGACCCTGCAGCTGCTCAGGGAGAAGCAGTGGGGCTCGCTGGAGCTGCTGGTCGAGGACTTCAGGGCGTACGGCGTGCTCCCGGAGAAGCGGACGTGCGCGCGCCTCGTCGCCTGCTGCATCAGGGCGAGGAGGTTCGGCCTCGCCGACGCCGTGCTCGAAGTCGTCGAGGTGAAGAAGGGAGCCCCCGCTACCATGGCCTTCGGCGCGGCCATGCAGGCGTACAACAAGCTGCACATGTACTCGAGCACGGTGCTGCTGTACGGGCGGGCGAGGGTGGCTCGCCTGCCGCTGAACGCCGACTCCTACCGCGCCGTGATGGCGGCGTGCGGCGCGCTGGGCGAGCCGGACATGGTGGCCTCGCTGTTCAAGCTGTACAGGTCCCACAAGTGGTACCCCTCCGACACCTGCGTGGAGACGTACGCCATCGTCTGCGACGCGCTGGGAAAGGGCGGCAGAGCCCTGGATGCTCTGCGATGCCTGCGCGAGATGGAAGCGGATGGGCTCTCGCCCGACGCCGCCATCTACTCCTCCGTCATCGGCGCTCTGGCCGATGCTCGAGAaaaggcggcggcggaggacctGTACCACGAAGCGTGGCACAGCAAGATGCTCGGAGACCCCGACATGTTCTTGAAGCTGACCATCATGCACGCCGAGGCTGGTCTGGTTGAGTCAACAATAGAGGTCGCCAAGGACATGAGGCAGATCGGACTGAGGGTCACCGACTGCATCCTCTGTACCATCATCAGTGGCTTCGTGAAGAGGAGAGGCCTGAAACCAGCCATCAGAGCATATGACAAGCTGGTCTCCATAGGGTGTGAGCCTGGGCAGGTCACCTACGCATCAGTCATCAACGTGTACTGCCGGCTTGGGCGCAGCGACAGAGCAGAGGCCGTCTTCTCAGAGATGATCGAGCGAGGTTTCGACAAGTGTGTGGTCGCCTATGGCAACATGATCTCCATGTATGGCAAGATCAGGAGGGCGTCGGAGGCCATGAGGCTGCTGGCCCTGATGAAGCAGAATGGGTGCGAGCCCAATGTCTTCGTGTACAACGCCCTGCTCGACATGCACGGCAGGCTGGGGAACTCGAAGCAGGCCGAGAAGATCTGGAAGGAGATGATGCGGCGCAAGGTCCGGCCTGACCGGATCAGTTACACGGCCATCATCCTGGCGAACAACCGGGCAGGGGAGCTGAACCGGTGCGTGGAGCTGTACCAGGAGTACAGGGAGACCGGAGGGAAGGTGGACAAGGTCATGGCTGGCCTCATGGTTGGGGTGCTCTCCAAGAGCAGCCGCTTCAACGAGCTCATCGAGCTGCTCAAGGAAATGAACGGGACAAAGCTGGACCGGAGGCTGTACATGAGCGTCCTGAGAAGCCTCCGGGATGCCGGGCTGGAGGTTCACGTCAAGTGGCTTCAGAGTAACTTCACCTTCATGGAAGAGAAAACCTGA
- the LOC8057694 gene encoding uncharacterized protein LOC8057694, with product MEAYVLFARGKEEEEEVISRFEEQEEDIGCPSEPSALHSTSSSSDGVDLADDASSSGSNSHFEMASLMTHLPIKRGLSKFFDGKSQSFASLAAVAGLEDLPKPPLAKRLKTSRSCGVGLKDAHRGPPSAAGKKQASRARLTTPPALVSAPRRLVRARTLVTARPAAAGKSLLFA from the exons ATGGAGGCCTACGTCCTGTTCGCGCGCggcaaggaggaggaggaggaggtgatcAGCAGgttcgaggagcaggaggaggacaTCGGCTGCCCGTCCGAGCCCTCCGCGTTGCATTCCACGTCATCGTCGTCGGACGGGGTGGACCTCGCCGACGACGCTAGCTCGTCCGGGTCCAACTCCCACTTCGAGATGGCCTCCCTCATGACGCACCTCCCGATCAA GAGGGGCCTGTCCAAGTTCTTCGACGGCAAGTCGCAGTCGTTCGCGTCGCTGGCGGCCGTGGCCGGCCTCGAGGACCTGCCCAAGCCGCCGCTGGCGAAGCGGCTCAAGACGTCGCGGAGCTGCGGCGTCGGCCTCAAGGACGCGCACCGCGGCCCTCCCTCTGCGGCCGGCAAGAAGCAGGCGTCCAGAGCGCGGCTGACGACGCCGCCGGCGCTCGTCTCGGCACCCAGAAGACTGGTGCGAGCGCGGACGCTTGTAACGGCGAGACCGGCGGCGGCCGGGAAGTCCCTGTTATTTGCATAG